The following are encoded together in the Nocardioides thalensis genome:
- a CDS encoding epoxide hydrolase family protein, giving the protein MSMQSKPWVRDFTIRVDDEVLDDLRRRLREARWPRRETVEDWSQGIPLAVVQDMCDYWASGYDWREREERLNSLPQRLVRIDDLDIHCVHVRSRHPDATPIVLTHGWPGSFVEYVGLVDELVDPASGSAEDAFHVVIPSLPGYGFSSQPQAPGWGIERIARAWAELMTALGYERFGAVGSDWGTSVSASLGEQFPDRVLGLCLVPPLAAPDPATFDDLTAQERAALADLETANATGSAYSAMHATRPQTAAYGLTDSPAGLCAWILEKFWSWTDHDGDLYDVIDRDTILDDLTIYWVTGTAASSGRLYWESFEEIHRIFTEDVPSVIDVPVAGAIFPREVPRASRRWAERRFPNIVQWREHDRGGHFAALERPQALVADVRDFFATLHRRYRADP; this is encoded by the coding sequence TGGGTCCGCGACTTCACCATCCGGGTCGACGACGAGGTGCTCGACGACCTGCGTCGGCGGCTGCGCGAGGCCCGCTGGCCGCGGCGGGAGACGGTCGAGGACTGGAGCCAGGGCATCCCGCTCGCGGTCGTGCAGGACATGTGCGACTACTGGGCGAGCGGCTACGACTGGCGCGAGCGCGAGGAACGGCTGAACTCCCTCCCGCAGCGCCTTGTCCGCATCGACGACCTCGACATCCACTGCGTCCACGTGCGCTCCCGGCATCCCGACGCGACGCCGATCGTCCTCACCCACGGCTGGCCGGGCTCGTTCGTGGAGTACGTCGGGCTCGTCGACGAGCTGGTCGACCCCGCGAGCGGCAGCGCCGAGGACGCCTTCCACGTCGTCATCCCGTCCCTGCCCGGCTACGGGTTCAGCAGCCAGCCGCAGGCGCCCGGGTGGGGGATCGAGCGGATCGCTCGTGCGTGGGCCGAGCTGATGACCGCGCTGGGCTACGAGCGGTTCGGTGCGGTGGGCAGTGACTGGGGCACGAGCGTCTCGGCCTCGCTCGGCGAGCAGTTCCCCGACCGGGTGCTGGGGCTGTGCCTCGTCCCGCCGTTGGCCGCTCCCGACCCGGCCACCTTCGACGACCTCACCGCCCAGGAGCGCGCGGCGCTGGCGGACCTGGAGACCGCCAACGCCACCGGCTCGGCGTACTCGGCGATGCACGCCACGCGGCCGCAGACCGCGGCCTACGGCCTCACCGACTCGCCCGCGGGCCTGTGCGCCTGGATCCTCGAGAAGTTCTGGTCGTGGACCGACCACGACGGCGACCTCTACGACGTCATCGACCGCGACACGATCCTCGACGACCTCACGATCTACTGGGTGACCGGCACCGCGGCGTCGTCGGGCCGGCTGTACTGGGAGAGCTTCGAGGAGATCCACCGCATCTTCACCGAGGACGTGCCCTCCGTGATCGACGTGCCCGTCGCGGGAGCGATCTTCCCCCGCGAGGTGCCGCGGGCGTCCCGGCGGTGGGCGGAGCGGCGGTTCCCGAACATCGTCCAATGGCGCGAGCATGACCGGGGTGGGCACTTCGCGGCGCTCGAGCGACCACAAGCCCTCGTCGCAGATGTCCGCGACTTCTTCGCCACGCTCCACCGCCG